In Clostridium omnivorum, the DNA window ACTCATCCCCAATAGCAGAGTTAAAGTTTGCTGCAGCATCTTGCTTATTATAAATGCTTTGTGTTATAAAAACATCTACTTTGCCTCTAACAATTTTCTCTCCTATAGTTTTACGAATTTTATCCTCTAAGGAAACAAGATTCCTGGGCAGTTTAATATTTACATCTAAATATCTATGGTTTACACTTTTAATTTCTATAACAAAAGCTCTACCATTTTCCTCAATGCTTGCTCTTCCAAAGCCAGTCATGCTTTTAGCCATTTAAATCATCCTTCCGCCCTACTATTAAATATCATACTAATTATACATAAAAATTTACCATAATTTCAAGTCAAATTTATTATACAACTTATTTGTACGATTTCAAGCTTTTAAAACAATTTATTATCTCATTCTTATCTCTAGTTAAAGATATCCTAAAATGAGTACTATCGTCAACATCAAATATGCTTCCTGGAGTAACAACAATTCCATATTCCTTTAACAGCTCTTCACAAAATTCAATATTACTATAACCATAAGGAGCTTTACACCATAGATAAAAAGTACCTGCGCTATTAAAATATTGTATATTATGCTCATCTAGCAGCATTTCAGCAGCAGCTTTCCTTTCACTATAAATATTCCTTATTCTGTTTATATAGTCTATATCCAGCTTTAAAGCTGCTTCGGCCGCTTTTTGTATAGGCTTAAATTGACCAGAATCTACATTACTTTTTACTTTAAGCAGTGCACTAATAGCTCTACTATTTCCTACAGCATAACCTATCCTAAATCCTGTCATATTATATATTTTAGAAAACGAACCTATTTCTATACATTTTTTCTCAGTGTCAAATTGGAGAATACTTATAGGCTTTACATCAACATCTAATATTTCATTATATGCCCCATCATTACATACTAAAATATTATTTTCATATGCAAATTCAACTATCTCTTTAAAAAAATCCGCATTACCTACTGCTCCTGTGGGGTTATTGGGATAGTTTATTATCATTAAATTAGACTTATCTAATATTTTAGAAGGAATTGAATTTAAGTTTGGCAAATACATATCTTTTTCTTTGAGCTCAATTTTATAAGTATTTACTCCCCAGAGTTTACAACAGGTTTCATACACAGGGTAAGCTGGTGATGGTATTATTGCATAATCTCCTATTCCGCAGCTGGCAGGTATTATATTATTTAATCCCTCTTTAGAGCCAATTAATATAATAACCTCGTCATAATTTATATCTACTAAAAATCTGTCTCTATAATATTTTATAACAGCTTCCTTTAAATCTCTCATACCCTCATAGGGTGGATAATTATTAAAGCCACTATTGGAAAAATCAGCAACTAATGCCTCTAATATGCTTTTATCAACCTGCAAATCAGGATCTCCAATACTTAAATCTGTTATTTTAATTCCTTGTTCCTGAAATATATTTTTTATATAATCAAGCTTTCGAAAATGGTACTCTGCTATGGAGCTTATTCTACTATTATATTTCAAAATAATTCCCCCAATATAAGACTTTATACCATTTTATTATGAAAATTATGATTTGCTACAAGAATTTAAAGCTCAATTTCACTTAATGTGCATTCAAAAAATTAGGAGTAAAAAAACAAAATTGCTTTTACTCCCTAAATTATCTTAAAATTTATGATAAAAACCTGACTCAAAAATGTCTTTTATTTCATTAATATTAGTTGTCTTACCTAAAGCAAGCATAAGCTTAATTCTTGCCTTTTGCCCTGGTAAATTGTCACCAAAGATAACTCCTAGGTTTCTTAATTCCTTTCCACCTCCGTGGTAACCATAAGAATCCAGGACTCTTCCTTGAAAGCATCTAGAAACTAACACTACTGGAATCCCCTGATTAATAGCCTTATGTATTCCTTCTACCATTAATGGAGGAACATTTCCACGTCCTAAAGCTTCAATAACAAAGCCCTTTGAGCCCTGCTCTATGCAATAATTTATTATTTTAGAGTCCATTCCAGCTGCACATTTTATTAAATCTACATTTGTTTCAATCTTATCTGTTTCGATATGCTGTTTTTTAATACTGTCCCTATAGAATATAACTTCATTGCTATCAACAATACCTATAGGGCCAAAATTAGGACTCTTAAAAGTATCCAAGCTCATTGAGTTTGACTTTGTAACTTCGCTTGCACAATTAAGTTCATCATTTAAACAAACCAAAACCCCTCTATTTTTTGACTCATTTGAAATAACAGTACAAATAGATGCAGCCAAATTTGATGGTCCATCATAACCAAGCTCTGAGCCATTTCTCATGGCACCAGTTACTACAACAGGTTTTTCACTTTTGATTGTTAAATCCAATAAAAATGCAGTTTCCTCCAGAGTATCTGTACCATGTGTTACTACTACACCTGAAATATCTTCTCTATTTAATAGATTTTGGATATACTTTGATAACTCAAGCATTGTCTCAGGAGACATTTGTGGGCTTGGCAGATTTGAAAAAGAGTATGATTCTACCTGTGCATATTCCTCTATACCTGTAACCATAGTCATTATTTCTTCACCAGTTAGAGAAGGCACAGCAGCCTTTATTCTGGGGTCTACCTTCATAGATATAGTTCCACCATTAAATACAACAGCTACTTTTTTCATAAATTACACTACCAAAAAGCAAATACAATTAAGGGTATTTACGTTCCTGGCAGCTGTTCACCCCCCGCGTTAAAATTTGTAAATTTTACTTTTATTGAAGCTTATCTTTCATTCAATTTATATTTTACAATATATTTTGCAAAAATTCATCTTTTTTTTGAATTTAGTTTATCATCATTTTTTTCTAATTGCTCATCATATTTATTTGTCTTTATTGTTTGCTTTAATAGATAGTTTCTAGGAGCAGTTATGTATAATCTTGATTTATCCTTAATGTTATGCAAAAACATCACCCACCAGTTTTTAAAAGGAACCTATCAGGTTCCTTCTAAAATTTTTCATTTAAAGTTCTTCTTCTAACTTCTTTATTTTCTCTTGCATCCTTCATATCAACTCTATCTTCTTCTTTATTTTTTTTCCTTTGTTCCTTTTCTCTCTTTGTCATAATAATACCTCCCATTTATTTAGCTTAATTTGTTAGTCTTCTAATATGGTGCTATCAGGCTTCAGATTATCTGGTGCTTCATATTTTGGAGTTGGATTGTTAGCTATTGTTGTAACATTCTCAGAATTTTTCTTTATCTCACTTGCAATTATATTTTCAGCCTTGCTTTTTATTTTTTTTACCCTATTATTACTCATAGTAATACTCCTTACTTTTATTAAAAAAGAGCCTTATAGCTCCGGTTTTACATTATCATTTTTTCTATTAAAAGCAACCTTTTCAGCACTATGATTTATTTCTCCATTGTCAGTTCTTTTTAATCCCATTGCACTTCTTTGTTTATTAGTTAACCTATTTTTATGCATGTTATATTACACTCCTTTCTCTTTCACTTATATTTTCTCCACTAGGCATTCTTTTATGCTAGAATATAAAAATAGATATGCATTTAGGTTATTAATGCTGCTTATTTTTAACAAACTAAAGACCTGCAGATAAGATTGCAGGTCTTTAAGTAAAAATAATTACCTTTTTTCTTTATTATTTTGCCTTTCAGCTAATTTATTGGCATCATCGCATACTTCAATAGCATTGCAACAGCCTAAAAGTACAGCCATGGCTACAATTAATAGTACTGAGAATACAGCAAAAAACATTATTTGCCTCCTGATAATTAACTATACTATATACTATGATTTATCTTTAATTAGTGAAATTATAATTTAGTTATTATTTAAAATTATACTCCGTACTATTTAAGGTAGCCTTACATTATTATCTCTAAGCTATTTAAAATATCCACATTTTGTAGATTAATATAAAACAGAACTTTTATTTATTCATTCCAGTGTAAATCATAATTGCTTCTTTCAAAAATTCTGCAGTTCCTGACTGTTTCTTATCATAATACTGTGTAAATCTTTCATCATTTACATACATCTGAGCAATTCCTGCGTGCGCTTCCTTACTATAACTATCCCAGTAAAAACTCAACCATTGACGATGCAAATCTGCAGCCTTTTGAGCCAGTTCACCAGCTGGGTCTCCAGTTTTAAATGCTGCATCAAGAGTTTCTATTACTTCGTTACCAAGTGCTGTTATTTCATCATATTCTTCCTTAGTCATATTCTTTAATTTATTATTTGACTTGTTTACTGCTTCGTCTCCATACTTTTCACGTATTTCTTTACCATATTTTTTTTCATTTTCATCAATTTGCTTTTGTTTAAATCCTTCGAATTTTTCTATATCAGACATCTTAATTCTCCCTTCCGTTAAAGCTATTGTTTTTTCTACATTTGCTATTAACATATCCAATTGTTCTCTTTTTTCAAGAAGCTTTTCATGGTGTTCTTTTAGTGCCCTTGTTCCATCAAAAGAAGGTGCTTTTATTATTTCTTTTATACTTTCTAAATTTACACCTAATTCTTTATAAAAAAGTATCTGCTGAAGTGTATCAACCTCTTTAGGTCCATATATGCGATATCCTGATGAGTTAATTCTTGCCGGCTTTAGAATTCCTATTTCATCATAATACCTCAAAGTACGAGTGCTGACACCAGCCAGTTTACTAAGCTTTTGCACTGTATATTCCATGTTACCGCCTCCTGACAATTTAACTATACACCTTTACGCTGCGTCAATGTCAATAAAATATTTTAAATAATTAGTAAACAAAAAGACTCACTATAAAAGCAAGTCTTAAATACTATATTCATAGTTAATTTTAGCACCCTATTTATACTTAAAATAATCTTGAAGTTTTTTTGGTCCAGCTAAAACTTCCCTGCCAATAAACAATGTACCATCAAATTTGGTTTTCATAGTCCATTTCACTAGAGAAATATTTCCATAGTTAATTTCTATAGCTGTTATACATCTAGGGTGAACACAGCTTCCATCATTAAAATATGGAGGCTCATTAGTTTCAGGAAAAATTGGTCTGTGAGTATGTCCGGCTATTAGTACATGCTTCTCTTTTATTACCCATTCAGTAAGTTTTTTTCCTACTGCCTCTTTCTTTTCATAGTTTTTTGCAGCACTTGTAGGATCATTTACTCCATAAGATTCAAGAGGTTTCCACAAGTACCTAACTAAAAATCTGCTTATTTTCCATAGCGTGCTATTTAAATAATCTACTTGGTGTCCGTGAATTAAAAGAATCTTATCATTAGTTACTTTGTGTCTTAATATTAAACCTTCATGTAACTTTATATTTTCAAATAGAGGAACATTTCTTTTCTGGCGTTCATCATAGTATTCATATAGATTATTTTTTACAAAATTATTATTATTCTTTACCATATCATGATTTCCATAAATAAAATAAGCTCTTTCTTCATTATAGAATCTTTTTAGTAATGAAAATGCGTCACTATGAATGTGCACAATGTCATAGAAGCTTTTATTTTCCCATAGTTCATCTCCATCACCTAGTTCTATATAGATATATTTTTGATTATAATAATATGTTAAAGCAGCATAATATAGATTTTGGTTTTTCGAAAAATCATCTGCCCAGTTTCCATCTCCTCTATGACAGTCACTTATTAATACTATTCTTGAAGAATTATCAAATGGTATTTGCTCAGCTGACTCAAAGACCTTAGTTATGCATTTTAATCTACTCATTTTCCCCCTACCATTATAATTAATCTTACTATATTACAATATATTCCTATGAATATTAAAAAGAACGCAATAAATATGACAATGGCAGGAATACTCTTCCTGCCTTAGCATTTTTAATCGATATAACTTTTAATCTTTTCATATTTATCATATATTCCTTTTGGTTTTCCAACCTTCCCCAACATTTCGTAGATATCAGGCGCTTTTTGCTGTAGGGCTTTTAATTTGTCCGGGAATTTATTATAACCTGCAGTTATTTCTTGATATTTATCACATAAAAGTTTATTTTTCTTTTGTATTAGTTTATCCGTTTCCTTGGTTCGTGTAAATGGTTGAGGTGTGCGCGGTTCTTTGAATTTTAAACTTACATTAAATCCATTTATGACAATTTCCTTTTCTGAATAACCTGCATTCTTTAGTCCATCAATAAATGCACTAAGCATTTTTTTATCTTTTAAGGTAATAGTTAGTATCAAAGTTAATTCCCATGGTTCTGAGTACTCTCCCAATTTAAAGCCAGTAAGCCACCAATGTCTGCCTCTTCTTGAGAATAACGCTTTACCATTCTTTTTTAAAACAAATGCCATTTCAAGTCTATCTTCATCACTTGCTGAATGATAGAAGGTTCCATTAAAAATTCCAGGAATATTTAAATCAGGTCCCTCTGTTGTATAAATCCCTATTTCTGCTCCTGTTGTCATGTCATATTGGCCTTTCCAAAATTCAATTAGCCATCTTTTACCTTCATATTCAAAGGTAATTGGTTCACAGTCAATAATCATCCCCCAAGGTGCTGCTGCTTCATCATAAAGGCGGCAGTAACCATGATCTTTTTGCCAAGGATCCATATTGGAATAAAATATATCTTGAAGAGGATCATATGAGTAGCCGGCTGCCTCTATTGCATTATTCAACGAATCATCATCAAGGCCATTTTTTCCATTGAACAGTGCTTTTATTGCAGCTATACCATGGAATCTTTGCGGCACACCTCGATATATTATAAAAGCAAACAAACCTGCAAATACTAAAATGGAAATTACAAGTACAAGAATCCAATTATAGGAGATTTTTTCTTCAAAGGCTTGTATCTGAAAAGATGCCGCTGTTACTGTAGCTCTTATTAATAAATTAAATATACTTGAGCATAATGCAAAAAGCATAAAAATCACCCCAAATAGATTATTTTGTATCATAATATTCTAAATGGAATGATTATGTTATAAAAACTGTAAAAATAATTATTATGCAGTAATTATCTCTTTGCTGCTTAAATTTTCTTTAGCTGAATCCTTAAAATACTTTCTAAGAGAAATACCTTCATACGTAATCATAAAAATCCAACCAACTGCAATTCCATAGCATACGCTTGGAACCCCAAAATAGGGGGCTAATAAGTAAGATAATAAAACTCTTATAGATATTTGCCCTAATGTAGCCACTAAAGTTATACGAAGCTTACCAACGCCTCTAAAAAATCCCTGGAATATATTACAAAATCCTGATAAAACATAAAAAACAGACATTATTTTTAGATACTGAACCCCTATTGATATTACCTGTTTTTCAGAAGCTGCAACAAATAGATTCATAATTTTTTCTGCCCATATAAATACTATTACTGCCGTAATTAAGCAGTAAACAGTAATTATAATATTGCTTTTTTTATATCCTTCTACAATCCTCTCCTTTTTTCCAGCACCCTTATTTTGTGCGGAATAAGTTGCTACGGATGCTGCAAAGCTGTCTCCAGGTGATAATAAAAAAGCATCCACTCTTGTAACTGAATTATAAGCCGCTATTGCATTTGTTCCAAAGGGGTTTACTACACCTTGAACTAATAGTTTACCAATATATAAACAAGTTTGCTGAAGGGCTGATACCCAGCTATATTGAATAGTTCTTCTTAATAGTGGCTTGTCTATTATGTATTCTTTCTTCTTAAGCTTAATTAAAGGTATCTTCATATAAATATAAGCTATACATAAAAGTGAAGAAACCCCTTGAGCAATTACAGTTGCTATTGCTGAACCAGCAACTCCAAGCTTAAAAACTACAACAAAAATTATACACAAGATACCATTTAAAATACAAGAAATAATCAAAAATATTAATGGTGTTTTTGAATCACCTATTGCCCTCAAGGCAGAAGAATAGAAGTTATATAAAAACGAAAAAATTAATCCTCCAAATATTATTTTTAAATATATATCTGCATCATTTAAAATTTCTTCTGGGGTACCTGTAACAGTAAGTATCCACCTTGATAGAAGAATGCAAATAATAGACATTGCTATAGAGAATAATGTTCCAACAATTAATGCTGTGGAAACTTCTCTCTTTAAAGCATTATATTTCCCTGCACCAAAAAGCTGAGACATAAGAACTGAAGTACCAATACAAATTCCAAATATGAAAAATATTGCAATTGACATAATTGGGTTTGCTACACCAACTGAGGCTAATGCATTTTTCCCAATCAATCTGCCAACTATTATTGCATCTGTAGTATTATATAACTGTTGAAATATATTGCCTAAAACCATAGGTATAGCAAAGGTAATTAGAATTTTAGATGTGCTTCCTTCTGTCATATCACCCTTCATAAATCCATCTCCTAACAATGATTTATCTTATGCCTTTTTAATCAATTGAATTATAGCATACATAATAATATAATAAAAATATTAATTATTGATAACAACTATATACTTTTTTATATAGATCAAAAGATAGTAGACAAAAATAAATCTGTTTAATAATTTTAAGCTTATATATAAACATTTTATATATTAATATGAATTAGCTAAAAAATCAGCACCACCCATTTTTTATAGGTGGTGCAGAATACATATATGTGTTTTATTAATATATTATCTTATAATAATTGTTCCTTCAACCGCTGGGATTATGAATTCTATGCTGTTACTACCTTGTGTAAATTCTACTTTTTTGTCATTAAACAACACTTCATTTACTGCTATTTTATTGAAAATCACCTTAAAAGTTTCATAACCTTCAAATCCTGTATGTACCTTCCTAATTTGAATTACTTCTTCAGCATTTGAAACTTTTTTGAATTCGTACAGTGAATATTCACCATTTTTATAATTAAAACTTTCTCCGTCATCTAAATAATGGCTATATATACCATTACCTTCGTAAATATCAAGTATCAATTCCTTCACCTTGATTTCTCCGATATAATTCTGATCTGGGTAATTAGGAATTATGCTTCCTTGTTTAATATAAATCGGACAAATATCAATTGGTGCTTCTTTAAGAACAATCTGCTTTCCTTTATATTTTTCCTTTGTCCAGTAATCAATCCACTGCCCTTCTGGTAAATATACTGCTCTAAAATTCTTTCCTTGTTCAAGTATTGGCGCTACAAGAATATTTTCTCCAAATAAAAACTCATCATTTATTTCTTTAACATTATTGTCATGTTCATAATGCAGAACTAACGGCCTCATAACTGGAAGCCCAGTATTTTCTCCATTCCACATCAAATCATATAAATATGGCAGTAATCTGTATCTAAGTTTTATATATTTCCTATTTATACTTAAAGTTTCTTCATCAAATGCCCAAGGCTCTTGATCCCTAGTATGAGCACAAGAGTGGTTTCTAAATAGTGGTGTGAAGCACCCTATCTGTACCCACCTTGATAACAGTTCACCAGTACAATCAAAGCTGAATCCCCCCACATCTGTACCGCAAAAACTAAATCCACTTAATCCTAAATTTAAAAGCATAGGTACAGACATTCTTAAATGTTCCCAAAAGCTTTGATTATCTCCTGTCCAAACAGTTGAATACTTTTGAGTTCCTGCGTAAGCAGCTCTTGTAATTACAAAGGGCCTTTTTGAACTATATTTTTTTATTCCTTCATAAGTTGCTTTTGACATCAAATGGCCATATACATTATGAATTTCTCTATGATTCGTATTTCTGCCTTCATTTTCAAATTGAACATCATCTGGTAGTGGTCCATTAAAGCTTGCTGGTTCATTCATATCATTCCAAATACCAGCTACCCCAGCTTCTAACATTAGCTTTTGATTGTCCGCCCACCAAGTTCTCGCTTTTATCTGAGAGAAGTCTGGAAAAACAGCATCCCCGGGCCAAACTTTATTTACATAAGTTAATCCGTCCTTGTCAGTTGCGAAGTATTTATTCTCTAAACCCCTATCATAAATTTCATAACCTGTTTCCTTCTTAACACCTGGATCAATAATTGTGACTACTTTAAATCCATCCTGTTTAAGCTCACTCAAAGTTTTCTTTTCATCTGGGAATCTGCTTTTATCCCATGTGAATACTTTATATTTGTCCATATAATCAATATCAAGATGTATAACATCACAGGGAATATCTTTTTTTCTAATTTCCTCAGCTATTTCCTTAACCCTACTCTCTGGAGCGTAACCCCATCTACTCTGTTGATATCCTAATGTCCAAATTTGAGGAAGTGGGGTTTTTCCTGTTAAATTTGTATAACTTAATAATATATCTCTAATGTTATTGCCACCTATAAAATAATAATCTAAATTTCCATCATCTGCTCCAAAATAATAATAATTTTCATTTTCTTTTCCCATATCAAAATAACTCTTATATGTATTATCAAAGAATATACCAAAAACACAATTTTCACGTAGTGTAATAAAAAACGGAATTGATTTATACAATGATTTGTAACTTTCTACATGAGGACTAGGATCATCAGTATTCCACATTTCATAAGAATATCCTCTTTTATTTAAATGACCAGTTTTATCCCCAAGTCCATAAAACTTTTCGTCTCCATAAAGCCTTTTTATTATCTCTATTTTATGGCTGTCACTATTTTTTTCTGACTTATGTCCTTCTTCTTCAAGAATATTTCCGTACCCTCTTCTTATAAAGGGTTCTCTTGTGAATTCATAATCTTCACAAAGTTTTGTTCCATTCTTATCATAAAAATTAACTTTAAAATTGTCGCATACTCGAACTATTAATGTTTCAGTTCTAATCTCAACACAACAATTCTTTTCTTCTACAGTAAAACTTCCAGGTTGAAGCTCTAAATTTTCAATAGCTCTTGAATAGTGATCGTTGTATTTTAAAGGTGAAAAAATATTTATAACCCATGGATTTATAACTTCAATTCTTCCAACATTTTCTTCAAAAACAAAAAATACTTTATTTTCTTCAATACTATAACTTTTTATTTTACCAAACATATTATCACTCCTGCATTTTTTATTCCTACAACTTGTTTTTTTATTTTATAAACCTTATATTAATATTATAAATTTTTATTTTTATTAAAGCTTGCTTTATTTTAGCTATAAATAACACTATTTTGACATTCTAATACTAAGTAGGTGATTAATTGGCTTATACTGATAAAAATAATTTAAAAGAAACTGTAGATAGAGGAATTTCTGTAATCCCATTTTATATCTACCATCAACAGTTAAAAAAATACACACTTTATTTACATTGGCATAATGAAGTTGAAATAATCTATGTGGAAAAGGGTTCCTTAATTTTTACAATTGATACCGTACAGTACGAAGTATCTGATGGTCAGTGCATAATAATAAATAGCGGTCAACTTCATTCCGCTGCATTTATTAATAATGAGGTTACAGTACATCATGCAGTATTATTTGATTTAAACTTTTTAAGCAGTTCCTGCTTTGACTACTGCCAAAGCACTTATATCTCGCCTTTACTAAATGGACAGTATAGATTTCCAACCATAGTTGACGAAAGTTCTATTTGGGGAGGTAAAATAATTGCAAAGGTAAAAAAAACTTTAGAGATTTATGATTCCCAATATATAGGCTGGGAACTAGATATAAAGGCTTGCTTGTACAAAATCATTTCACTTACAGCAAGGGAAAATAAATTTCTCATATGTAAAGACACCTCCAAGTCTTCAATTAACTATAAAATTACTATAATAAAAAAATTATTGTATTATATACAATGTAACTATAATAATAAAATATATATTGAAGATTTAGCTCAGGAAGTAAACATGAACCCACAGTATTTTTGCAGGTTTTTCAAGGCCAATACAGGTAAAACCCCAGTAGAATTTATTAATGAATTTAAAATTGAACAAGCTGCTAAATTAATTGAAATGGAAGATAAAAAGATATTAGACATATGTTACGAGGCAGGTTTTGATAACTTCAGCTATTTTATCAAAAAATTTAAGCAGTATAAGAACTATACACCTAGTAAATATAAAAAATATAAAAATCAAAACATTATAAAATAAGCTTAAATAAATTTTAGAGGGTTAAATGATTATTATCATTTAACCCTCTACCTCTTATGTTATATCTATTATAAGACTAATATATACTATAAAATTCTGCTGCAATATACCATGAATTTTGTTAAGTAATTGCTTTGTATAATAAATATAACCAACTTAGAACACAATACGCCTAAAATTATCCCTGCTAAAACATCGGTAGGATAATGAACATATAAATACAACCTTGATACAGCTATCAAAAATGCAATAAATAAAAATATTATTCTGTATTGTGAAAAATACATTGATAATACACTGGCAGAAGCAAATGATGAAAGTGTATGCCCTGATGGAAACGAATAGGTAATCGGCTTGGAAACTAACAGCTCCTTAAAACTTGCACTGCAAGGCCTGTCCCTTCTAACTATATGTTTTATTACTCCTTCTCCAATTAATGTACTTATTAGCAATGTTAATATTACTATATATCCAGTCATTCTATTGGAATCATTTAAGAATAAAACTATGGATATAGCTATCCATATAGCTCCTAAATTTCCTAGACTAGTAATTATAGGCATTATGCCATCAAAAAATTTATTGTTTAGATGCTTCCTTATAGCAAGTAATATATAGTTATCAAAGTTATTTATCTTTTTTTGAAGGTTATAATACATATAATCACCCCTTAACTCTGTATAATTACAATAAAGCAAAACGTATTATATTCTCAATTGCTTTTTCTTGCTTTAATTCTTCTTTTATAAAACATTATAATTGTTTTATATTAATTTTAGATTAAAAAAAGCTTATATTTATATTAAAAAATTTAATTGTAAAATAGGAAATTATATTGTAATTCAGTTTATCACAAATAATCAATATAAACTAGTTGTAGTTTTGTAAAAATTTAAACTTATATTTACAATCAAACTAATAAATATTATTACAATCATGTAACACTTTTTTTCTTACTCCATATTATATTATTGTGAGTTAAGTTTATTGGAGGTAAGCAATGTATTTTAGAAATAACAGCGAGGAATTGGACCCTGAACTTAATAATAATGACATTAATTTTCAAGACCCTGAATTAGATGACAACCGTCATAAGCACCACAAACATGAAGATGAATGTGAAGAAATGGAAATGGATTACATGGAATGCCCTATGATGCATCAGTGTCCAATGATGCACCAATGTCCTATGATGCACCAACAACATATGATGCATGAAAATCCTATGATGTATCAGGAGCATATGAAATCATCTAGTGATACAAAATGTTATAATAGAGATACTGACCAAGACGATGAAATGTTAAGACAGCATTATTACAATTATCATAACCGTCCAAACTATTACCATCACAGACCAAGACCATATTATCCACCTTATTTTAATCCTTATTTTATACCGTTTTTCTTCTATGGTTATCCTCAACATAGACCAAGTGAATATATGCACTATCATCAATATTAGATAATTTTTTAATTACCATTGTTTAATAGCACGCTTTTTAGCGTGCTATTTTATATAAATATAAAATAGCCTAGGCAAGACCTAGGCTCATTTTTAACAAGAACTTCTTCTATTGTTTCCATTTAGTACAATTATTATAATTATAAAAATTATAATCCAGCTTCCCCCAAATCCGTTCCCGAATATATTACCGAATCCACACCCTGAGTTATTATTACAACAACATCTTCTTGAACTACTATGTCTATGCCTGCTCATATAATTCACATCCTAAACTATTTTTTGAAGATATGTCTTCGGTATATTATATGACACTTTATATTAAGTGCCACTTAATTATAATCCTGCTTAAAATTTTCATACTACTCCATTCTCCTACTCGACTA includes these proteins:
- a CDS encoding aminotransferase class I/II-fold pyridoxal phosphate-dependent enzyme: MKYNSRISSIAEYHFRKLDYIKNIFQEQGIKITDLSIGDPDLQVDKSILEALVADFSNSGFNNYPPYEGMRDLKEAVIKYYRDRFLVDINYDEVIILIGSKEGLNNIIPASCGIGDYAIIPSPAYPVYETCCKLWGVNTYKIELKEKDMYLPNLNSIPSKILDKSNLMIINYPNNPTGAVGNADFFKEIVEFAYENNILVCNDGAYNEILDVDVKPISILQFDTEKKCIEIGSFSKIYNMTGFRIGYAVGNSRAISALLKVKSNVDSGQFKPIQKAAEAALKLDIDYINRIRNIYSERKAAAEMLLDEHNIQYFNSAGTFYLWCKAPYGYSNIEFCEELLKEYGIVVTPGSIFDVDDSTHFRISLTRDKNEIINCFKSLKSYK
- a CDS encoding asparaginase, whose amino-acid sequence is MKKVAVVFNGGTISMKVDPRIKAAVPSLTGEEIMTMVTGIEEYAQVESYSFSNLPSPQMSPETMLELSKYIQNLLNREDISGVVVTHGTDTLEETAFLLDLTIKSEKPVVVTGAMRNGSELGYDGPSNLAASICTVISNESKNRGVLVCLNDELNCASEVTKSNSMSLDTFKSPNFGPIGIVDSNEVIFYRDSIKKQHIETDKIETNVDLIKCAAGMDSKIINYCIEQGSKGFVIEALGRGNVPPLMVEGIHKAINQGIPVVLVSRCFQGRVLDSYGYHGGGKELRNLGVIFGDNLPGQKARIKLMLALGKTTNINEIKDIFESGFYHKF
- a CDS encoding MerR family transcriptional regulator gives rise to the protein MEYTVQKLSKLAGVSTRTLRYYDEIGILKPARINSSGYRIYGPKEVDTLQQILFYKELGVNLESIKEIIKAPSFDGTRALKEHHEKLLEKREQLDMLIANVEKTIALTEGRIKMSDIEKFEGFKQKQIDENEKKYGKEIREKYGDEAVNKSNNKLKNMTKEEYDEITALGNEVIETLDAAFKTGDPAGELAQKAADLHRQWLSFYWDSYSKEAHAGIAQMYVNDERFTQYYDKKQSGTAEFLKEAIMIYTGMNK
- a CDS encoding metallophosphoesterase: MSRLKCITKVFESAEQIPFDNSSRIVLISDCHRGDGNWADDFSKNQNLYYAALTYYYNQKYIYIELGDGDELWENKSFYDIVHIHSDAFSLLKRFYNEERAYFIYGNHDMVKNNNNFVKNNLYEYYDERQKRNVPLFENIKLHEGLILRHKVTNDKILLIHGHQVDYLNSTLWKISRFLVRYLWKPLESYGVNDPTSAAKNYEKKEAVGKKLTEWVIKEKHVLIAGHTHRPIFPETNEPPYFNDGSCVHPRCITAIEINYGNISLVKWTMKTKFDGTLFIGREVLAGPKKLQDYFKYK
- a CDS encoding DUF4474 domain-containing protein, whose product is MLFALCSSIFNLLIRATVTAASFQIQAFEEKISYNWILVLVISILVFAGLFAFIIYRGVPQRFHGIAAIKALFNGKNGLDDDSLNNAIEAAGYSYDPLQDIFYSNMDPWQKDHGYCRLYDEAAAPWGMIIDCEPITFEYEGKRWLIEFWKGQYDMTTGAEIGIYTTEGPDLNIPGIFNGTFYHSASDEDRLEMAFVLKKNGKALFSRRGRHWWLTGFKLGEYSEPWELTLILTITLKDKKMLSAFIDGLKNAGYSEKEIVINGFNVSLKFKEPRTPQPFTRTKETDKLIQKKNKLLCDKYQEITAGYNKFPDKLKALQQKAPDIYEMLGKVGKPKGIYDKYEKIKSYID